A window from Sphingopyxis alaskensis RB2256 encodes these proteins:
- the trpA gene encoding tryptophan synthase subunit alpha, which yields MSTRFAAAFAKPHPALVAFITGGDGDTAANLDALVAGGADVIELGMPFTDPMADGPAIQAANLRSLARGTTTADIFAIAAAFRQRHPDTPLVLMGYANPMTIRGGDWFAAECARVGVDGVICVDVPAEEDPELGPALRAMGIDLIRLATPTTDTARLPTVLDGAGGFLYYVSVAGITGQQQAAQASIDEAVARLKAATDLPVAVGFGVRTPDQAAQIARVADGVVVGSAFIDIIAAHGDAAAPHVEAFTRTLADAIHSAKEIAA from the coding sequence ATGAGCACCCGCTTCGCCGCCGCCTTCGCCAAACCCCATCCCGCGCTCGTCGCCTTCATAACCGGCGGCGACGGCGACACCGCCGCGAACCTCGACGCGCTCGTCGCGGGGGGTGCCGATGTGATCGAGCTCGGCATGCCCTTCACCGATCCGATGGCCGATGGCCCCGCGATCCAGGCCGCCAACCTGCGCAGCCTCGCCAGGGGCACGACCACCGCGGACATCTTCGCCATCGCCGCCGCCTTCCGCCAGCGCCACCCCGACACCCCGCTCGTCCTGATGGGCTATGCCAATCCGATGACGATCCGCGGGGGCGACTGGTTCGCGGCCGAATGCGCCAGGGTCGGCGTCGATGGCGTCATCTGCGTCGATGTTCCCGCCGAGGAAGACCCCGAACTCGGCCCCGCGCTCCGCGCCATGGGCATCGACCTCATCCGCCTTGCCACGCCCACGACCGACACCGCGCGCCTGCCCACCGTCCTCGATGGCGCGGGCGGCTTCCTCTATTATGTCTCGGTCGCCGGCATCACCGGCCAGCAACAGGCCGCACAGGCGAGCATTGACGAGGCCGTCGCGCGGCTCAAGGCCGCGACCGACCTGCCCGTCGCCGTCGGCTTCGGCGTCCGCACGCCCGATCAGGCGGCGCAGATCGCGCGCGTCGCCGACGGCGTCGTCGTCGGATCGGCCTTCATCGACATCATTGCCGCGCATGGCGACGCCGCGGCCCCGCATGTCGAGGCTTTCACCCGCACCCTCGCCGATGCTATTCATA